A single window of Leptospira dzoumogneensis DNA harbors:
- a CDS encoding SCO family protein: MNIWKLAIGGLTVIFPLFYFMQSSSSGMMEADRNLPEFQISEEAGKTVDIRETLIGKENLVYFGYLNCKTVCHGSLQKLKNLISKQKDLRLVFVSLDPEKDTEERFEKYFSDLKSETKFIRLESRGRAFELARLFGIIAFSSDKSGEIDHPDSVLWVNSQGRIKGLIFEFDKHWDQNPKELIKFISDKKEQKFSNI; the protein is encoded by the coding sequence ATGAATATTTGGAAACTTGCAATAGGAGGATTAACGGTTATATTTCCGTTATTCTACTTCATGCAGAGTTCTTCTTCCGGTATGATGGAAGCGGATAGAAATCTTCCTGAATTCCAGATAAGCGAAGAAGCAGGTAAAACCGTAGATATACGCGAGACTCTGATCGGAAAAGAGAATCTGGTCTATTTCGGATATTTAAACTGCAAGACAGTATGTCATGGCAGTTTGCAGAAATTGAAAAATCTAATTTCGAAACAAAAAGATCTAAGACTCGTATTCGTAAGCTTAGATCCTGAAAAAGATACGGAAGAACGTTTCGAAAAATATTTCTCGGATCTAAAATCCGAAACTAAATTTATCCGGCTGGAGTCGCGGGGCAGGGCCTTTGAACTTGCAAGACTTTTCGGAATTATAGCGTTTTCTTCCGATAAAAGCGGGGAAATAGACCATCCGGATTCGGTCCTTTGGGTGAATTCTCAAGGAAGGATCAAAGGATTAATTTTTGAATTTGATAAACATTGGGATCAAAACCCAAAAGAACTTATAAAATTCATAAGCGATAAAAAAGAACAAAAGTTTTCAAACATTTAA
- a CDS encoding methyl-accepting chemotaxis protein, with amino-acid sequence MNPPQHKQSIQDTAKLKFKEETKKVDRFFYILLLAHIPFALALSLEYGTWKFVLNSSIIIGTLSSIGFLFLRGEYILRVLNAVLIMAWSGILIQSQFGRIEMHFHVFVALAFLLYYRDWKTLLPGALYIAVHHGLFSFCQSIGYKISETPIIIFNYGNGWEIVLLHAIFVIFETGILIYFSTTFKKEFLNQAISLAELEEVRKYNVSIQGEVREKSESVNGILEGLVQSSATVADRTTDQANSLEEINASMNQIADAISDVSDSTKKQLEATGTLEHSFQNLEISFQDMEAGLVSTKTLFETAWKHARESEESLIAIEKSIKRIESSSSSTTAKLGTITDIADKVNLLALNASIEAARAGEHGRGFAVVADEISKLADQTANTIKEISRLIRDGKEEMTKNTDIVQSGTKTISLILGDVDSIKESLDSFFSLLEKQTDIRVTVAGALFKAGEISQNVHEATEAEKKSLEEIRNFLDRIQNSNSIIATQALEAADQARKCEKLSDSLQKQVQDFKA; translated from the coding sequence ATGAATCCGCCTCAGCATAAACAAAGTATCCAAGATACTGCAAAACTGAAATTTAAAGAAGAAACTAAGAAAGTAGACCGTTTCTTCTACATTCTTCTTTTGGCCCATATTCCTTTTGCGCTCGCATTATCTTTAGAATACGGGACTTGGAAATTTGTATTAAATTCCTCTATAATCATTGGGACACTTTCGAGCATTGGCTTCCTGTTCCTAAGAGGCGAATATATCCTAAGAGTTTTAAATGCTGTCCTTATCATGGCCTGGTCAGGGATATTGATCCAGTCTCAATTCGGAAGAATAGAGATGCATTTTCATGTATTCGTTGCATTGGCATTTCTTCTCTATTATAGAGATTGGAAAACACTTCTCCCCGGAGCATTGTATATCGCGGTCCATCATGGACTGTTCTCCTTCTGCCAAAGTATAGGATATAAAATTTCGGAAACTCCGATTATCATTTTCAACTACGGAAATGGATGGGAGATAGTCCTTTTACATGCAATTTTTGTAATTTTCGAGACCGGAATATTGATCTACTTCTCCACAACGTTCAAAAAAGAATTTTTGAACCAGGCAATCAGTCTAGCGGAACTGGAAGAAGTCCGAAAATATAACGTTTCCATCCAGGGAGAAGTGAGAGAAAAATCCGAATCTGTAAACGGAATTTTAGAAGGCCTGGTCCAAAGTTCCGCAACCGTAGCGGACAGAACGACCGACCAGGCAAATAGTTTAGAAGAAATTAATGCAAGCATGAACCAAATCGCGGACGCGATCTCAGACGTTTCCGATTCCACCAAAAAACAGTTAGAAGCAACCGGGACATTGGAACATTCTTTTCAAAATTTAGAGATCAGCTTTCAAGATATGGAAGCAGGACTCGTTTCCACTAAAACATTATTCGAAACTGCATGGAAACATGCGAGAGAATCGGAAGAAAGCCTAATAGCGATCGAAAAATCCATTAAAAGGATAGAATCCAGTTCTTCCAGCACCACTGCAAAATTGGGAACAATTACGGATATCGCAGATAAAGTAAACCTTCTCGCATTAAACGCGTCCATAGAGGCAGCAAGAGCCGGCGAACACGGAAGAGGATTCGCAGTGGTAGCGGACGAGATCTCAAAATTAGCGGACCAAACGGCAAATACGATCAAAGAAATTTCCAGATTGATCAGAGATGGAAAAGAAGAAATGACTAAGAACACGGATATAGTTCAATCCGGTACGAAAACAATCTCATTGATCTTGGGGGATGTGGATTCTATCAAAGAAAGTCTGGATTCCTTCTTTTCTCTTTTAGAAAAACAAACCGATATCCGGGTGACTGTAGCAGGCGCCTTGTTCAAGGCGGGAGAAATTTCCCAAAATGTTCACGAAGCAACGGAAGCAGAAAAGAAAAGTTTGGAAGAGATCAGAAACTTTTTAGATCGGATCCAAAATTCGAATTCTATCATAGCAACGCAGGCACTTGAAGCGGCAGACCAAGCCAGAAAATGTGAAAAATTAAGCGATTCTTTACAAAAACAAGTCCAAGACTTCAAAGCCTAA
- a CDS encoding pectate lyase: MGDKMASTLRMLGFAAFLYLGVFDFGMSIVLEQVLGPSAQTINRLEASSCNPPGTYEFFPGTGYYPSGSSEVYPWQTPAGVSFEGFETYADGTVIEASSNKSLQSHLEVTSGTLVSKHLSNGVYKRAKTEDYNFRMLIQGLYNGSRVKWTDQALEARFYIDSWQASSDSWQGIHLFTRYRTENDLYVASLRSDGTVYFKKKLCGTYTTLATGTLKDQSGNPKSFNTKQWYKLTLVAIGNHIDFYVDHVLQLSITDGTFSWGTSGIRTDYANVYLDDLILHDDLSDF, translated from the coding sequence ATGGGTGACAAGATGGCTTCCACCTTAAGAATGTTAGGTTTTGCCGCTTTTTTATATTTAGGCGTTTTTGATTTTGGAATGAGTATCGTTCTGGAACAAGTTTTAGGTCCTTCTGCCCAAACTATAAACCGGTTAGAGGCGAGTTCCTGTAATCCTCCCGGGACTTATGAATTTTTTCCAGGAACAGGTTATTATCCAAGCGGATCAAGCGAGGTCTATCCTTGGCAAACTCCTGCAGGAGTTTCTTTCGAAGGTTTTGAAACGTATGCGGACGGAACCGTGATAGAAGCCAGTTCTAATAAGTCTTTACAATCTCATCTTGAGGTTACTTCCGGCACCTTGGTATCCAAACATCTTTCCAATGGGGTTTATAAAAGGGCGAAAACGGAAGATTATAATTTCAGGATGTTGATCCAAGGTTTGTATAATGGTTCTAGGGTGAAGTGGACGGATCAGGCATTGGAGGCTCGGTTCTATATAGATTCTTGGCAGGCTTCTTCGGATAGTTGGCAGGGAATCCATCTATTTACAAGATATAGAACTGAAAATGATCTATATGTGGCGTCTCTCAGAAGTGATGGAACAGTTTATTTTAAGAAGAAGCTCTGTGGGACTTATACCACCTTAGCGACTGGAACTCTGAAGGATCAGTCGGGAAATCCAAAGTCTTTTAATACCAAACAATGGTATAAACTGACCTTGGTTGCGATCGGAAATCATATAGATTTTTATGTGGATCATGTTCTGCAGTTGTCGATCACGGATGGAACTTTTAGCTGGGGAACTTCAGGAATTCGGACTGATTATGCAAATGTGTATCTAGACGATCTGATCCTGCATGATGATTTGAGTGATTTTTGA
- a CDS encoding glycosyltransferase, whose amino-acid sequence MRPSVSVILPTYNESKNLPIAADRITRSLSDYRHEIIVVDDDSPDHTWEIAEHLQEKIPQLKVIRRLSGKGLSSAVLTGMGAAEGEVFVVMDSDLQHDEKILPEMIRSFYERDVDLCLGTRYAKGGSTGKWSLARIGISRFATFLAKGLLGLPVSDPMSGYFGIKRSVYSETKNSINPRGFKILLEFLGRSKENLKIEEIPYTFQTRMYGETKLNNSVIKNFFLAILDIRFGKWISPTFLLYSLVGASGVLVNLVGFLIAELSKFPEVQTGISFLDPFSLSVFFGIELSILSNFFLNNYFTFYERRYSGKNLAFGFLLFHLVSMVGILVQMSVFHFIYYSIFKQWNGPSELTLKFSADILSILTAMASNYFLNSNLTWSKKPELNS is encoded by the coding sequence ATGCGACCATCCGTTTCCGTTATACTCCCTACATACAACGAAAGCAAAAACCTACCTATTGCGGCAGATAGGATTACCAGATCTTTATCCGATTACCGTCATGAGATCATCGTGGTAGACGACGATAGCCCGGATCATACCTGGGAAATTGCGGAACATCTTCAGGAAAAGATCCCACAACTTAAAGTGATCCGTAGATTAAGCGGCAAAGGTTTATCTTCCGCAGTTTTAACAGGTATGGGCGCTGCAGAAGGAGAAGTTTTCGTAGTAATGGATTCCGACCTCCAACACGACGAAAAGATCCTTCCTGAAATGATCCGTTCTTTTTACGAGCGTGACGTGGATCTTTGTCTAGGAACAAGATACGCCAAGGGCGGATCCACAGGAAAATGGTCTCTGGCCAGGATTGGCATCAGCAGATTTGCGACCTTTTTAGCGAAAGGACTTTTGGGTCTTCCTGTTTCGGATCCAATGAGCGGTTATTTCGGTATTAAACGTTCCGTGTATTCGGAAACTAAAAACTCGATCAACCCAAGAGGATTTAAGATCCTATTGGAATTTTTGGGAAGAAGTAAAGAAAATCTAAAAATAGAAGAAATCCCTTATACTTTCCAAACTAGAATGTATGGAGAGACCAAACTGAATAATTCCGTGATCAAAAATTTCTTTTTGGCAATCTTGGATATTCGTTTTGGAAAATGGATCTCTCCGACTTTCCTGCTCTATTCACTAGTGGGAGCAAGCGGTGTACTTGTTAACTTAGTCGGGTTTCTAATCGCAGAATTAAGCAAGTTTCCGGAAGTACAAACAGGGATCTCCTTTTTGGATCCTTTTTCACTTTCCGTATTTTTTGGGATAGAACTTTCAATCCTGTCCAACTTCTTCTTAAATAACTACTTTACGTTTTATGAAAGAAGATATTCTGGAAAAAATTTGGCCTTTGGGTTCCTATTATTCCATTTAGTGAGTATGGTGGGGATTTTAGTGCAAATGTCAGTATTCCATTTTATTTACTATTCTATTTTCAAACAATGGAATGGGCCCTCCGAACTTACTTTAAAATTCAGTGCAGATATTCTTTCCATTCTTACAGCAATGGCTTCCAACTATTTCCTGAATTCCAATCTCACTTGGTCTAAAAAACCGGAACTAAACAGCTAA
- a CDS encoding DJ-1 family glyoxalase III, with amino-acid sequence MPKVLVPFADGMEEMEAVIVVDVLRRAGIEVVSAGISTNTVTASRGVKLVSDSLLSELDPSSFDMIVLPGGNQGTKNLNASPLVSEILKNFKKEDRWIGAICAAPNVLLTHKILQNQKFTAFPGSVPPDEKYTGNRLELSDKILTSIGPGSAFEFSLKIVELLSGIEKRKEVEKNLHLPS; translated from the coding sequence ATGCCCAAGGTGCTGGTTCCCTTTGCGGATGGAATGGAAGAAATGGAAGCAGTCATCGTAGTAGACGTACTCCGAAGAGCCGGGATAGAAGTTGTCTCCGCCGGAATTTCTACGAATACTGTTACGGCATCCAGAGGAGTAAAATTAGTCTCCGATTCACTTCTATCCGAATTAGATCCTTCCTCATTCGATATGATCGTTTTACCGGGAGGAAACCAAGGTACTAAAAATCTGAATGCAAGTCCTTTGGTTTCCGAAATATTAAAAAACTTTAAAAAAGAAGATCGATGGATTGGCGCAATCTGTGCTGCACCGAATGTTCTACTGACTCACAAAATTCTGCAGAACCAAAAATTCACTGCATTTCCAGGAAGTGTCCCGCCGGACGAAAAATACACGGGAAATAGATTGGAACTTTCAGACAAAATTTTAACCAGTATTGGTCCGGGCTCCGCATTCGAATTTTCTTTAAAAATTGTAGAACTTCTGTCCGGGATCGAAAAAAGAAAAGAAGTGGAAAAGAACTTACATTTACCTTCTTAA